Proteins co-encoded in one Vibrio aquimaris genomic window:
- a CDS encoding tetratricopeptide repeat protein, translated as MVLNKLRKKIGNKILPDNDRPQKIKKEYESKLEITRKKNDKIITSILKHSGVLVKQGEFSSAEMLLKLIESDLSKNERYLLTLGNCLFSLHKFKKAEVCFRALNEMKPENSRYVERIADCLSGMDMHAKAVDTLRAIENPDNKILRRIEQHRILSRDYSDVTLSIMSKAKSLQSENALICEESERILSDLNQSGIAFSSVDALLGKDSKEFKEALAQFNDFCSKENVSERAKDISNTKDFNGDSGLNGIFKPSVISYKDYVGDINNGMPIFKLFSHKKIVNIANLYNGMASKICNLTMWYNPKLHPDNVNGRTGSQIWHRDQEDEKVFKCFIYFSDITKKSGATQYIKSTSVGSATCQQLHPFPNHTGYPHNKIIENNFKDDKIVTAEGKVGTIVMIDTSGFHRGGFTTENERRIGLCTYLRPITPLYKDVSTKVKITEPICGDDAVAYATHSDLT; from the coding sequence ATGGTGTTAAATAAATTAAGAAAAAAAATTGGAAATAAAATTCTTCCTGATAATGATAGGCCACAAAAAATAAAAAAGGAATACGAAAGTAAACTAGAAATAACTCGTAAGAAAAATGATAAAATTATTACCAGTATCTTAAAACACAGTGGTGTTTTAGTTAAGCAGGGAGAGTTTTCCAGCGCAGAGATGCTGCTTAAGTTAATTGAAAGTGATTTGAGCAAGAACGAGCGCTATTTGCTAACACTGGGTAACTGTCTATTCTCACTGCATAAGTTTAAAAAAGCTGAAGTTTGCTTTCGAGCTTTGAATGAGATGAAACCAGAGAATAGTAGGTATGTTGAGAGAATCGCAGATTGCCTGTCTGGCATGGATATGCATGCTAAAGCGGTTGATACGTTAAGGGCTATTGAAAACCCAGATAATAAAATTTTAAGAAGAATAGAACAGCACAGAATACTATCCAGAGACTACAGCGATGTTACCTTATCTATAATGAGTAAAGCTAAAAGCTTACAATCTGAAAATGCATTGATTTGTGAGGAAAGTGAGAGAATACTATCAGATCTAAACCAGTCTGGCATAGCATTTAGTAGTGTAGATGCTTTATTAGGTAAAGACTCCAAAGAGTTTAAAGAAGCTCTAGCTCAGTTTAATGATTTTTGTTCTAAGGAAAATGTTTCTGAAAGGGCAAAAGACATCAGTAATACGAAAGACTTTAATGGTGATAGCGGACTGAACGGAATATTTAAACCTTCAGTTATATCTTACAAAGACTATGTTGGAGATATAAATAATGGAATGCCAATATTTAAACTGTTTAGCCATAAAAAAATAGTAAACATAGCAAATCTATATAATGGTATGGCATCAAAGATATGTAATCTGACAATGTGGTATAATCCTAAACTGCATCCTGATAATGTAAATGGAAGAACTGGTTCTCAGATTTGGCACCGAGATCAAGAAGATGAAAAGGTATTTAAGTGCTTTATTTATTTTTCTGATATAACGAAAAAATCAGGTGCGACTCAGTATATCAAATCAACTTCTGTTGGGAGCGCTACGTGCCAGCAATTACACCCATTCCCGAATCACACAGGTTACCCACATAATAAAATTATCGAAAACAACTTCAAAGATGATAAGATTGTTACAGCGGAAGGTAAAGTCGGCACAATTGTTATGATCGACACCAGTGGTTTTCACAGAGGTGGATTTACAACAGAAAATGAGCGTCGAATTGGGTTATGTACCTATTTGAGGCCGATTACTCCTTTATATAAGGATGTATCTACGAAAGTGAAGATAACCGAGCCTATCTGTGGTGATGATGCCGTAGCTTACGCGACCCACAGCGATTTAACGTGA